One Neovison vison isolate M4711 chromosome 2, ASM_NN_V1, whole genome shotgun sequence genomic window carries:
- the MLLT11 gene encoding protein AF1q gives MRDPVSSQYSSFLFWRMPIPELDLSELEGLGLSDTSIYKIKDSSAGKMTGQATGEQEKSSEGDSLLEYSTFNFWRAPIASIHSFDLDLL, from the coding sequence ATGAGGGATCCTGTGAGTAGCCAGTACAGCTCCTTTCTTTTCTGGAGGATGCCCATTCCAGAACTGGATCTGTCGGAGCTGGAAGGCCTGGGTCTGTCAGATACATCCATCTACAAGATCAAAGACAGCAGCGCTGGCAAAATGACCGGGCAAGCAACAGGAGAACAGGAGAAAAGCTCCGAAGGCGATTCCCTCCTTGAATACAGCACCTTCAACTTCTGGAGAGCTCCCATTGCTAGCATCCACTCCTTTGATTTGGACTTGCTTTAA